A genomic stretch from Microtus pennsylvanicus isolate mMicPen1 chromosome 11, mMicPen1.hap1, whole genome shotgun sequence includes:
- the Hnrnpab gene encoding heterogeneous nuclear ribonucleoprotein A/B isoform X1: MSDAAEEQPMETTGATENGHEAAPEGEAPVESGAGAAAPATPAASGGGTTATPSGNQNGAEGDQINASKNEEDAGKMFVGGLSWDTSKKDLKDYFTKFGEVVDCTIKMDPNTGRSRGFGFILFKDSSSVEKVLDQKEHRLDGRVIDPKKAMAMKKDPVKKIFVGGLNPEATEEKIREYFGQFGEIEAIELPIDPKLNKRRGFVFITFKEEDPVKKVLEKKFHTVSGSKCEIKVAQPKEVYQQQQYGSGGRGNRNRGNRGSGGGQSQSWNQGYGNYWNQGYGYQQGYGPGYGGYDYSPYGYYGYGPGYDYSQGSANYGKSQRRGGHQNNYKPY; the protein is encoded by the exons ATGTCGGACGCGGCTGAGGAGCAGCCCATGGAAACGACGGGCGCCACCGAGAACGGACACGAGGCCGCCCCCGAAGGCGAGGCCCCGGTCGAGTCCGGCGCCGGAGCAGCGGCCCCCGCAACCCCGGCCGCGTCTGGGGGCGGGACCACGGCCACCCCGAGCGGGAACCAGAACGGCGCCGAGGGCGATCAGATTAACGCCAGCAAGAACGAGGAGGACGCGGG AAAAATGTTCGTTGGTGGACTGAGCTGGGATACCAGCAAGAAAGATTTAAAGGATTACTTTACTAAGTTTGGAGAGGTCGTTGACTGTACAATTAAAATGGATCCGAACACTGGGCGATCAAGAGGGTTTGGGTTTATCCTATTTAAAGATTCTTCGAGTGTGGAGAAG GTCTTAGACCAGAAGGAACACAGGCTGGATGGTCGTGTCATTGACCCTAAAAAGGCTATGGCTATGAAGAAGGATCCTGTTAAGAAAATCTTTGTGGGAGGTCTGAACCCTGAAGCCACAGAGGAAAAGATCAGAGAATACTTTGGCCAGTTTGGGGAG ATTGAAGCCattgagcttccaatagatcctAAGTTGAACAAAAGacggggttttgtttttattacatttaaagaggaagaCCCTGTGAAGAAAGTTCTGGAGAAAAAGTTTCATACTGTCAGTGGAAGCAAG TGTGAAATCAAGGTTGCCCAGCCCAAAGAGGTCTATCAGCAACAGCAGTATGGCTCTGGGGGCCGAGGAAACCGCAATCGAGGGAACCGAGGCAGTGGTGGAG GTCAGAGTCAGAGTTGGAATCAGGGCTACGGGAACTACTGGAACCAGGGCTACGGCTACCAGCAGGGCTACGGGCCCGGCTATGGCGGCTACGACTACTCGCCCTATGGCTATTACGGCTACGGCCCCGGCTACGACTACA
- the Hnrnpab gene encoding heterogeneous nuclear ribonucleoprotein A/B isoform X2: MSDAAEEQPMETTGATENGHEAAPEGEAPVESGAGAAAPATPAASGGGTTATPSGNQNGAEGDQINASKNEEDAGKMFVGGLSWDTSKKDLKDYFTKFGEVVDCTIKMDPNTGRSRGFGFILFKDSSSVEKVLDQKEHRLDGRVIDPKKAMAMKKDPVKKIFVGGLNPEATEEKIREYFGQFGEIEAIELPIDPKLNKRRGFVFITFKEEDPVKKVLEKKFHTVSGSKCEIKVAQPKEVYQQQQYGSGGRGNRNRGNRGSGGGQGSANYGKSQRRGGHQNNYKPY, translated from the exons ATGTCGGACGCGGCTGAGGAGCAGCCCATGGAAACGACGGGCGCCACCGAGAACGGACACGAGGCCGCCCCCGAAGGCGAGGCCCCGGTCGAGTCCGGCGCCGGAGCAGCGGCCCCCGCAACCCCGGCCGCGTCTGGGGGCGGGACCACGGCCACCCCGAGCGGGAACCAGAACGGCGCCGAGGGCGATCAGATTAACGCCAGCAAGAACGAGGAGGACGCGGG AAAAATGTTCGTTGGTGGACTGAGCTGGGATACCAGCAAGAAAGATTTAAAGGATTACTTTACTAAGTTTGGAGAGGTCGTTGACTGTACAATTAAAATGGATCCGAACACTGGGCGATCAAGAGGGTTTGGGTTTATCCTATTTAAAGATTCTTCGAGTGTGGAGAAG GTCTTAGACCAGAAGGAACACAGGCTGGATGGTCGTGTCATTGACCCTAAAAAGGCTATGGCTATGAAGAAGGATCCTGTTAAGAAAATCTTTGTGGGAGGTCTGAACCCTGAAGCCACAGAGGAAAAGATCAGAGAATACTTTGGCCAGTTTGGGGAG ATTGAAGCCattgagcttccaatagatcctAAGTTGAACAAAAGacggggttttgtttttattacatttaaagaggaagaCCCTGTGAAGAAAGTTCTGGAGAAAAAGTTTCATACTGTCAGTGGAAGCAAG TGTGAAATCAAGGTTGCCCAGCCCAAAGAGGTCTATCAGCAACAGCAGTATGGCTCTGGGGGCCGAGGAAACCGCAATCGAGGGAACCGAGGCAGTGGTGGAG